Proteins co-encoded in one Desulfobulbaceae bacterium genomic window:
- a CDS encoding IS91 family transposase yields SCSKKLIRFLQVVLRVNPFRTFVRKLKERPAITCRVCGAAMKVILTRIPKPLVKEATCLT; encoded by the coding sequence ATTCATGTAGTAAAAAGCTCATCCGCTTCTTACAGGTCGTGCTCCGCGTCAATCCTTTCCGTACCTTTGTCCGTAAACTAAAAGAACGGCCAGCCATCACCTGTCGGGTATGCGGAGCGGCGATGAAAGTCATTCTGACAAGGATTCCGAAACCTCTGGTCAAAGAGGCCACCTGCCTCACATGA